A stretch of Myroides oncorhynchi DNA encodes these proteins:
- a CDS encoding DUF2625 family protein, which yields MRLLAELINTEDPGIELIREWLHDAVRPVDILPLHDKLAAEEALLQLQVTTRSPLGAITYETGGILIDKGWVRILGGGTEMLPSNYQWNKNKTSDKAKEYYIVAYDILGGYFCINNGALGSDIGNIYYFAPDVLDFEPLDIGYSDLIYFFIAGNLDLFYQDFRWSTWKEDVAQLPLNEAYQIFPPLWTKEGKHIDSTSLKAVMAEEIYQANNEFKNGLDNIENKYI from the coding sequence ATGAGACTACTAGCAGAACTAATAAATACAGAAGACCCTGGCATAGAACTTATCAGAGAATGGCTACATGATGCCGTTAGACCTGTAGATATCTTGCCTCTACATGATAAACTAGCTGCAGAAGAAGCACTATTACAACTACAAGTAACTACTCGTTCACCTCTAGGAGCTATCACCTATGAGACAGGAGGTATACTAATAGACAAAGGATGGGTAAGAATATTAGGTGGAGGAACAGAAATGCTCCCTTCTAATTACCAATGGAATAAAAACAAAACTAGTGATAAAGCTAAGGAATACTATATCGTTGCTTATGACATCTTAGGTGGTTATTTTTGTATCAATAATGGCGCTCTCGGAAGTGATATCGGAAACATTTATTATTTTGCCCCAGACGTATTAGATTTTGAACCACTTGACATAGGTTACTCTGACTTAATTTATTTCTTTATCGCAGGTAATTTAGATCTATTCTATCAAGATTTCAGGTGGAGTACTTGGAAAGAAGATGTAGCACAATTACCTTTAAACGAGGCATATCAAATCTTTCCTCCACTATGGACAAAAGAAGGAAAGCACATTGACTCAACCTCATTAAAAGCTGTTATGGCAGAAGAAATTTACCAGGCAAACAACGAGTTTAAAAACGGTCTAGATAATATCGAAAACAAGTACATCTAA
- a CDS encoding SMI1/KNR4 family protein, whose translation MSKFDHYTIIPNIHTTEKTLVIPSIEDINKCEQVLNFSFEEDYKTYILQYGKGILGGTYIRIYLPHHILTNQVEWLARVKDYYFWEEGKDILTKEQVFESICIGDTLDGDEIIFYHENYYVLPRQEENIYLLGDNLHDAVEWLCSKGILTEIFTEREFEPINES comes from the coding sequence ATGAGCAAATTTGACCACTACACCATTATTCCTAATATTCATACAACAGAAAAAACACTTGTAATACCGAGTATTGAAGATATCAACAAGTGTGAACAAGTATTAAACTTCTCTTTTGAGGAAGATTATAAAACCTATATACTTCAATACGGAAAAGGTATACTAGGAGGAACATATATCCGTATATACCTACCTCATCACATTCTAACAAATCAAGTAGAATGGTTGGCTCGAGTAAAGGACTATTACTTCTGGGAAGAAGGCAAGGATATACTAACAAAAGAACAGGTATTCGAATCTATCTGCATTGGAGATACGCTAGATGGAGATGAAATTATCTTTTACCACGAGAATTACTACGTACTACCTCGTCAAGAAGAAAACATCTATTTATTAGGGGACAACTTGCATGATGCCGTTGAATGGTTGTGTAGCAAGGGAATATTAACAGAAATCTTTACAGAGCGAGAATTTGAACCTATCAATGAAAGCTAA
- a CDS encoding acetyl-CoA carboxylase biotin carboxyl carrier protein subunit, translating into MNKTYQLKVNADTVFESNDLLQQDINVSAVESAVFHVLKNNRSYDVEILDNQFTEKNYTVTVNGNNYSVNIQTELDKLINQLGFSLNSTKQVNSVKAPMPGLILDILVTVGQEVAENDNLLILEAMKMENNLSSPRAGIIKSINIAKGATVDKGLVLIEFE; encoded by the coding sequence ATGAATAAAACGTATCAATTAAAAGTAAATGCAGATACTGTTTTTGAGAGTAATGATTTACTACAACAAGATATAAATGTATCTGCAGTAGAATCAGCTGTGTTCCACGTACTCAAGAATAACAGATCTTATGATGTTGAAATTTTAGACAACCAATTTACAGAGAAGAACTACACTGTAACGGTTAATGGAAATAACTATTCTGTTAATATCCAAACCGAACTCGATAAACTAATCAATCAACTTGGTTTCTCCTTGAACTCTACTAAGCAGGTTAATTCTGTAAAGGCTCCTATGCCTGGTCTTATCCTAGATATTTTGGTAACAGTAGGTCAAGAAGTAGCTGAGAATGACAATTTATTAATTCTAGAAGCCATGAAGATGGAGAACAACTTATCTTCACCACGAGCTGGAATTATTAAATCTATCAACATCGCTAAAGGCGCAACTGTTGATAAAGGATTAGTTTTAATTGAATTCGAATAA
- a CDS encoding FecR family protein encodes MVQKRSEELLLKYISKTISQEEEQELLLFLKNEEEREVLERMIENDFVLDNLLKEYDKKRTILRLQHFIQRDKRKRTKKKILWAAAICTVFLGLGSIYVFNNQIQQDEVLVIDEQAITLISSKGNRTEIDATDNETVYDEHGNRIAQIEDDMMKVDADNDVVEYNELNVPYGKKFSVILADGTKAFLNAGSKIKFPTSFNQLASREVVVEGEVYFDVQKDANKPFYVVSKEARIKVVGTKFLYSAYKDDLLTSVVLAEGMVQFASIASLDKYIDLVPGQKASLDRTSQQIAVEQVDTRAYLSWMKGELVFRKQSFGQIIRSLERTYNVEIVNKNKNLETTVFNASFNNNTIEEVLVYFNEVLAIEYTIKDNKIIIK; translated from the coding sequence ATGGTACAGAAAAGAAGTGAAGAACTATTGTTGAAATATATTTCAAAGACAATTAGTCAAGAAGAGGAGCAAGAGCTTTTACTCTTTTTAAAGAATGAAGAAGAACGAGAAGTTCTTGAACGCATGATCGAGAACGATTTTGTTCTAGATAACTTGTTGAAAGAGTATGATAAAAAACGTACAATTCTTCGCTTACAACATTTTATACAGAGAGATAAGAGAAAGAGAACAAAGAAAAAAATACTGTGGGCAGCGGCTATTTGTACAGTATTCTTAGGTTTAGGATCTATTTACGTATTTAACAATCAAATACAGCAAGATGAGGTCCTAGTTATTGATGAGCAAGCGATAACGCTTATATCATCTAAAGGGAATCGCACTGAGATAGACGCAACAGATAATGAGACTGTCTATGATGAACATGGCAATCGCATCGCGCAAATAGAAGATGATATGATGAAGGTGGATGCGGATAACGATGTGGTAGAATATAATGAACTAAATGTTCCTTATGGTAAGAAGTTCTCTGTAATACTAGCAGATGGTACTAAAGCATTTCTGAATGCGGGTTCTAAAATAAAGTTTCCTACTTCATTTAATCAGTTAGCATCACGAGAGGTAGTTGTAGAAGGAGAGGTATACTTTGATGTACAAAAAGATGCTAACAAACCATTTTATGTAGTGTCAAAAGAAGCAAGAATAAAAGTAGTGGGAACTAAGTTTTTGTACTCAGCTTATAAAGACGATTTATTGACTTCTGTCGTGTTAGCAGAAGGGATGGTTCAGTTCGCCAGTATCGCATCTTTAGACAAGTATATTGATCTTGTCCCAGGGCAAAAAGCAAGTTTAGATAGAACAAGCCAACAGATCGCTGTAGAACAGGTAGATACTAGAGCTTACCTATCGTGGATGAAAGGCGAATTAGTCTTTAGAAAACAGAGTTTTGGACAAATTATTAGAAGTCTAGAACGCACTTATAATGTAGAGATAGTCAATAAGAATAAAAACTTAGAGACAACAGTATTCAACGCTTCGTTTAACAACAATACGATAGAAGAAGTATTGGTTTACTTCAATGAAGTACTCGCTATAGAATACACTATCAAAGACAATAAGATTATCATTAAATAA
- a CDS encoding DUF4190 domain-containing protein, with translation MQEDKNLNKQSDHSRFMPPGMSKESLQEVVNTKDEMSTLNMDNTDINISTEYPIINKLELEVTHQEELPTLIGLPTDLLNPAPTDRDQSSQISTPYQSYENYIPGYNTPIARQETNNLGTTGFILSLITIILFWIPIVGWILWLLGAILSIIGLFKKPKGLAIAGTIISGFMLIVIIYILSNIDTFLDSLFTLFFLKYFLGQ, from the coding sequence ATGCAAGAAGATAAGAATTTAAATAAGCAATCTGATCACAGCAGATTCATGCCTCCTGGTATGTCTAAAGAATCTCTTCAAGAAGTCGTTAATACTAAAGACGAGATGAGTACACTGAATATGGATAATACAGATATAAATATATCTACAGAATATCCTATTATAAATAAGCTCGAGTTAGAAGTAACACATCAGGAAGAACTACCTACTCTTATAGGTTTGCCTACTGACTTACTTAACCCAGCTCCTACCGACCGAGATCAAAGTAGTCAAATATCGACTCCCTACCAATCTTACGAAAACTATATCCCTGGATATAACACTCCTATTGCCAGACAAGAAACTAATAATTTAGGAACTACAGGATTTATCCTTTCTTTAATAACGATTATTTTATTTTGGATTCCGATTGTAGGATGGATATTATGGTTGCTTGGAGCCATTCTCTCAATTATAGGTCTATTTAAAAAACCAAAGGGATTAGCGATAGCTGGTACAATCATTTCTGGGTTTATGCTAATCGTTATTATCTATATACTGTCTAATATTGACACATTTTTAGATTCTCTATTCACTCTATTCTTTCTTAAGTATTTTTTAGGTCAGTAA
- a CDS encoding acyl-CoA carboxylase subunit beta, with amino-acid sequence MNPKINKLQDIQAQAKLGGGLKRIDTQHSKGKLTARERVEYLLDEGSFEEIGMLVTHRTTDFGMDKEVYHGDGVVTGYGTINGRLVYVFAQDFTVFGGALSETHAEKICKVMDMALKMGAPMIGLNDSGGARIQEGVRSLGGYADIFYRNVQASGVIPQLSAIMGPCAGGAVYSPAMTDFTMMVEGSSYMFVTGPNVVKTVTNEEVTSEELGGASTHSTKSGVAHTTSPNDVACLEDVKTLLSYMPQNNTEKPMSLLYTVGEEYRYELDNLVPESANKPYDMKDVIGHIIDKDSFFEIHKDYAENIVVGFARLGGKSIGIVANNPMFLAGCLDVNSSIKAARFTRFCDAFNIPLLVLVDVPGFLPGTDQEWNGIIVHGAKLLYALSEATVPKVTVITRKAYGGAYDVMNSKHIGADMNFAWPNAEIAVMGAKGASEIIFKKEISEAADPTAKLAEKEAEYADKFANPYRAAQRGFIDEVILPNETRRKLLKAFSMLENKEVNMPNRKHGNIPL; translated from the coding sequence ATGAATCCGAAAATAAATAAATTACAAGATATACAAGCTCAAGCTAAACTCGGCGGCGGGCTAAAAAGAATAGATACCCAACACAGCAAAGGAAAACTTACTGCTCGTGAACGTGTAGAGTACTTACTAGACGAAGGTTCTTTTGAGGAAATTGGCATGTTAGTAACGCACCGTACTACTGACTTCGGTATGGATAAAGAAGTTTATCATGGAGATGGTGTAGTCACTGGATATGGTACCATCAATGGTAGACTAGTCTATGTCTTTGCACAAGACTTTACCGTATTTGGAGGTGCTTTGTCAGAGACTCATGCTGAGAAAATATGTAAAGTGATGGACATGGCTCTTAAAATGGGAGCGCCGATGATCGGACTAAATGATTCTGGGGGAGCACGTATCCAAGAAGGAGTGCGTTCTTTAGGAGGATATGCAGATATCTTCTACCGCAACGTACAAGCATCAGGGGTAATACCTCAACTATCAGCTATTATGGGACCATGTGCAGGTGGAGCAGTATACTCACCAGCAATGACAGACTTCACGATGATGGTAGAGGGGTCTAGTTATATGTTCGTAACAGGACCAAACGTAGTAAAAACTGTAACCAATGAAGAAGTAACTTCAGAAGAATTAGGAGGAGCAAGTACTCACTCTACTAAGTCTGGGGTAGCACATACTACATCTCCTAACGACGTAGCTTGTTTAGAAGATGTAAAAACATTGTTATCTTATATGCCTCAGAATAATACGGAAAAACCAATGAGTCTTCTATATACTGTAGGAGAAGAATATAGATACGAATTAGACAATCTAGTACCAGAAAGCGCAAACAAACCTTATGATATGAAAGATGTAATCGGACATATCATAGATAAGGACTCATTCTTCGAAATTCACAAAGATTATGCAGAGAATATCGTCGTAGGATTTGCAAGACTTGGAGGAAAGAGTATTGGTATTGTAGCGAATAATCCTATGTTCTTAGCAGGGTGCTTAGATGTGAATAGCTCAATCAAAGCAGCTCGTTTCACCCGTTTCTGTGATGCGTTTAATATTCCATTGTTAGTGTTAGTAGATGTACCTGGGTTCTTACCTGGTACTGATCAAGAGTGGAATGGTATTATCGTACATGGAGCTAAGTTACTATACGCATTAAGTGAAGCCACAGTGCCTAAAGTAACCGTAATTACACGTAAAGCTTATGGTGGTGCTTATGACGTAATGAACTCTAAACACATCGGAGCAGATATGAACTTCGCTTGGCCAAATGCAGAGATTGCAGTAATGGGAGCAAAAGGAGCAAGTGAGATTATCTTTAAGAAAGAGATATCAGAAGCGGCAGACCCTACAGCTAAATTGGCAGAAAAAGAAGCAGAATATGCAGACAAATTTGCCAATCCATACAGAGCTGCACAACGCGGCTTTATAGATGAAGTAATACTTCCTAACGAGACACGTAGAAAATTGCTAAAAGCATTCTCTATGTTGGAAAATAAGGAAGTTAATATGCCAAATAGAAAACACGGTAATATACCATTGTAA
- a CDS encoding RNA polymerase sigma factor: protein MKPVATDTELVEKIILSNEQAFTTLIDRYHHRLCVYAHKLIGSEEAEDLVQNVFMKIWVKRTKLNAEQNIKNFLYKAVFNEFIDAYRKNKKLEPLEQKYIKVLNDYVEHHSNDDLEFAIKVMQQEIDKLPEKSKEIFIMSKRQGLTNQEIADYLDISIKTVESHISKAYTILKTRIGKNMEILLFMLFGRASK from the coding sequence ATGAAACCCGTTGCCACAGATACCGAACTTGTAGAGAAGATCATTTTAAGCAATGAACAGGCTTTTACCACATTGATAGACCGATACCATCATCGTCTATGTGTCTATGCGCATAAATTAATAGGCAGTGAGGAAGCAGAAGACCTTGTTCAGAATGTCTTTATGAAGATATGGGTAAAAAGAACGAAGTTAAATGCTGAGCAGAATATCAAAAACTTCTTATATAAAGCTGTCTTTAACGAATTTATAGATGCTTATCGCAAGAATAAGAAACTCGAACCTCTTGAACAGAAATATATAAAAGTCCTAAATGACTATGTAGAACACCATTCTAACGATGACTTGGAGTTCGCTATAAAAGTCATGCAACAAGAAATAGATAAACTACCCGAAAAGAGTAAGGAGATATTCATTATGAGTAAACGCCAAGGACTGACTAATCAGGAAATAGCTGACTACCTTGACATTTCTATTAAGACAGTAGAGTCACATATCTCAAAAGCATATACAATCCTTAAAACAAGGATAGGCAAGAATATGGAGATTCTTCTATTTATGCTATTTGGAAGAGCTTCTAAGTAA
- the accC gene encoding acetyl-CoA carboxylase biotin carboxylase subunit has translation MKKILVANRGEIAVRIMTTAKKMGIKTVAVYSTADRLALHVRMADEAVCIGEAPSNQSYLLGDKILEVAKSLHVDGIHPGYGFLSENSNFAIACQKAGITFIGPDTHAIEVMGNKLAAKDTVKAYDIPMVPGLDEAITDVAKAKNVAKEIGFPILIKAAAGGGGKGMRVVENEVEFESQMQRAISEATNAFGDGSVFIEKYIGSPRHIEIQVLADNHGHVVHLFERECSIQRRHQKVIEEAPSAVLTPEVRKAMGEAAIKVAKSCNYSGAGTVEFLIDENLNFYFLEMNTRLQVEHPVSELITGLDLVEWQIRVARGEQLTFTQEDLKIKGHAMEVRVYAEDPLNDFLPSVGNLEQYKLPVGPGIRVDNGIEEGMDVPIYYDPMLTKLITYGDTREEAIEIMIKAIDEFKVKGISTTLPFGKFVMKHEAFREGHFDTNFVKKYYNAELIKEETKDEAEIAAFIALQQYLEDQKQLRLPN, from the coding sequence ATGAAAAAAATATTAGTTGCCAACCGTGGCGAAATAGCTGTTCGCATCATGACAACAGCCAAAAAGATGGGGATAAAGACAGTAGCTGTTTACTCTACTGCTGACCGTTTAGCTCTACATGTTAGAATGGCTGATGAAGCTGTTTGTATTGGAGAAGCACCATCTAATCAATCTTATTTATTAGGGGATAAAATCTTAGAAGTTGCAAAATCACTTCACGTAGATGGTATTCACCCCGGATATGGGTTTTTAAGTGAGAACTCAAACTTCGCAATTGCATGTCAGAAAGCTGGAATTACCTTTATTGGTCCTGATACTCATGCTATAGAAGTTATGGGAAACAAATTAGCAGCTAAAGATACTGTTAAGGCGTATGACATCCCAATGGTTCCAGGTTTAGATGAAGCGATTACAGATGTAGCAAAAGCAAAAAACGTGGCTAAAGAAATAGGATTCCCTATTCTTATCAAGGCTGCTGCAGGTGGTGGTGGTAAGGGAATGCGTGTGGTAGAGAATGAAGTAGAATTCGAAAGTCAAATGCAACGTGCTATTTCAGAAGCGACTAACGCATTCGGAGATGGTTCTGTGTTTATAGAAAAATATATAGGTTCGCCTAGGCATATAGAGATTCAAGTATTAGCTGATAATCACGGACATGTAGTACACCTCTTTGAAAGAGAATGTAGTATTCAACGCCGTCACCAGAAAGTAATCGAAGAAGCTCCATCAGCAGTGTTAACTCCTGAAGTGCGTAAAGCGATGGGAGAAGCAGCTATCAAGGTAGCCAAATCATGTAACTACTCTGGAGCTGGTACAGTAGAGTTCTTAATCGATGAGAACTTAAACTTCTACTTCCTAGAAATGAATACACGTCTACAAGTAGAACATCCTGTGTCAGAATTAATCACAGGCTTAGACTTAGTGGAGTGGCAGATAAGAGTCGCACGAGGAGAGCAACTTACTTTCACACAAGAAGACCTTAAGATCAAAGGACATGCAATGGAAGTACGTGTATATGCAGAAGACCCTCTAAATGACTTTCTACCTAGTGTGGGTAACTTAGAACAATATAAATTACCTGTAGGACCTGGTATCCGTGTGGATAATGGTATAGAAGAAGGTATGGATGTGCCTATTTATTATGACCCTATGCTTACCAAACTAATCACTTATGGTGATACACGTGAAGAAGCAATAGAGATTATGATTAAAGCTATCGACGAGTTTAAAGTGAAAGGAATTAGTACAACATTGCCATTCGGTAAATTCGTAATGAAGCATGAAGCATTCAGAGAAGGACACTTTGATACGAACTTCGTTAAGAAATATTACAATGCTGAATTAATTAAAGAAGAAACTAAAGATGAGGCAGAGATAGCAGCATTTATTGCTCTACAACAGTATCTGGAAGATCAAAAACAACTTCGCTTACCAAACTAA